A window of Nitrososphaerales archaeon contains these coding sequences:
- a CDS encoding aminotransferase class I/II-fold pyridoxal phosphate-dependent enzyme → MRDPTSFLKQEYDDLVRQEIEWRLRVLAGPSAPWCVVDGKKVLMFCSNNYLGLSNHPKLKEAAINAVRTHGAGSGSVRPIAGNMDIHVELERRLARFKGAEASLVYQTGFATNAGLIPQLAGEGDIIISDELNHGSIIDGVRLSRAERGVYKHADTEDLARVLDEAEKRPTPYRRILIITDGVFSMDGDIAPLDRIAKVGKEHGAMVYVDDAHGEGVLGDGGRGIVSHFKLTRDMVHVEMGTFSKAFGVVGGHISGSRDLINFAYNKSRTWLLSGSAPPAVAAACLAAVDVLEHEPQHVQRLWENTRHFKKAMRDLGFDIGKSETPITPVMVGESGKAKKLSSRLFEEGVFALPIVYPMVAQGKARIRTIMNAALSRSDLDFAIAAFEKVGRELQII, encoded by the coding sequence ATGAGAGATCCGACATCATTCCTTAAGCAAGAGTACGACGACCTGGTCAGACAGGAGATAGAATGGAGGCTCCGGGTCCTCGCTGGCCCCAGTGCCCCGTGGTGCGTCGTTGACGGGAAGAAGGTCCTGATGTTCTGCTCGAACAACTACCTGGGCCTGAGCAACCATCCTAAACTGAAGGAGGCGGCCATCAACGCCGTAAGGACTCACGGAGCTGGTTCCGGTTCTGTCAGGCCAATTGCAGGAAACATGGACATACACGTCGAGCTTGAGAGGAGGCTGGCGAGGTTCAAGGGAGCAGAGGCCTCACTCGTCTACCAGACGGGCTTCGCGACCAACGCTGGGCTCATTCCCCAGCTGGCGGGCGAGGGCGACATCATAATCAGCGACGAACTGAACCACGGCAGCATCATTGACGGCGTCAGGCTTTCGCGAGCTGAGCGCGGCGTCTACAAGCACGCGGACACCGAAGACTTGGCGAGGGTCCTCGATGAGGCAGAGAAGCGGCCAACACCCTACAGGCGCATCCTGATAATCACAGATGGCGTCTTCTCGATGGACGGGGACATCGCGCCTCTGGACAGGATTGCGAAGGTGGGCAAGGAGCACGGCGCCATGGTCTACGTGGACGACGCGCACGGCGAAGGAGTGCTGGGCGACGGCGGGAGAGGAATAGTGTCTCACTTCAAGCTGACGAGAGACATGGTGCACGTCGAGATGGGGACATTCTCAAAGGCATTCGGCGTGGTCGGCGGCCACATCTCAGGTTCCAGGGACCTGATCAACTTCGCTTACAACAAGTCGAGGACTTGGCTGCTGAGCGGCTCGGCCCCCCCGGCTGTAGCTGCCGCGTGTCTCGCAGCAGTGGACGTCCTCGAGCACGAGCCACAGCACGTCCAGAGGCTGTGGGAGAATACACGTCACTTCAAGAAGGCAATGCGGGACCTCGGCTTCGACATAGGGAAGAGTGAGACGCCGATCACGCCAGTCATGGTCGGGGAGAGCGGCAAGGCGAAGAAGCTGAGCTCCAGGCTGTTCGAGGAGGGAGTGTTCGCGCTCCCGATAGTGTACCCCATGGTGGCCCAGGGGAAGGCGAGAATCAGGACGATAATGAACGCGGCCCTGAGCAGGAGCGACCTAGACTTCGCAATCGCTGCCTTCGAGAAGGTCGGAAGGGAACTACAGATAATCTAG
- a CDS encoding NAD-dependent epimerase/dehydratase family protein, with product MKPKILLTGATGQIGSELTPLLRERYGSSQVVAGVHHLEHAKGLGEGPQEVFDVKERATIERLIKKHGVDTVYHLGAVLSAVGEKDPQLAWEVNMQGLKNVLDASLSTGVSKVFWPSSIAVFGPDAPRSMAPQGAALNPTTMYGVTKVAGELLCNYYYLKFGLDTRILRYPGLISSMTPPGGGTTDYAVAIFYAALRGENYQCFVREDTVLPMMYMPDALDATVRIMEADPTKTPRHMGYNLAAISFSAGELASEIRKRIPAFHCTYSPDSRQKIADSWPMSIDDKEARRDWGWSHRYDLERMAKDMVEKLGERVGPAKKSG from the coding sequence ATGAAACCCAAGATTCTCTTGACCGGTGCCACGGGTCAGATTGGTTCCGAACTGACGCCACTACTGAGGGAGCGGTACGGTTCTTCTCAGGTTGTAGCCGGCGTCCACCATCTGGAGCACGCGAAGGGACTTGGTGAGGGCCCGCAGGAGGTTTTCGACGTGAAAGAACGCGCGACGATAGAACGCTTGATCAAGAAGCACGGAGTGGACACCGTCTACCACCTGGGCGCAGTCCTGTCTGCGGTCGGCGAAAAGGATCCGCAGCTGGCGTGGGAGGTCAACATGCAGGGCTTGAAGAACGTCCTTGACGCCTCCCTCTCAACAGGAGTCAGCAAGGTCTTCTGGCCGAGTTCAATCGCGGTCTTCGGACCGGACGCGCCGCGCTCGATGGCTCCTCAGGGGGCAGCGCTCAACCCAACCACGATGTACGGCGTGACAAAAGTGGCTGGCGAGCTCCTCTGCAACTACTACTACCTCAAGTTCGGCCTGGATACGAGGATTCTGCGTTACCCTGGCTTGATCAGCAGCATGACGCCACCGGGCGGGGGGACGACAGACTACGCAGTCGCGATCTTTTACGCCGCTCTCCGTGGGGAGAACTACCAGTGCTTCGTCAGGGAGGACACCGTGCTTCCGATGATGTACATGCCTGACGCGCTGGACGCGACCGTGAGGATAATGGAGGCGGACCCGACAAAGACGCCGAGGCACATGGGCTACAACCTAGCCGCGATCAGCTTCTCCGCGGGAGAGCTCGCTTCCGAGATCCGGAAGCGAATACCGGCCTTCCACTGCACCTACTCTCCAGACTCCAGGCAGAAGATCGCAGACTCTTGGCCGATGTCCATAGACGACAAGGAGGCGCGGAGGGACTGGGGGTGGTCGCACAGGTACGACCTGGAGAGGATGGCGAAGGACATGGTTGAGAAGTTGGGCGAACGGGTCGGGCCTGCGAAGAAAAGCGGATAA
- a CDS encoding Lrp/AsnC ligand binding domain-containing protein has protein sequence MERAVVLVNLSPGAEERSIAALKGAPGVQAVYQVYGLYDLLVIVEGKDDQAVKATISDRLRANEGVVSTITMKVLK, from the coding sequence ATGGAACGGGCAGTCGTACTTGTCAACCTCTCTCCAGGCGCCGAGGAGCGGAGCATCGCCGCGCTGAAGGGAGCGCCGGGAGTCCAAGCCGTCTACCAAGTCTATGGGCTATACGACCTCCTAGTGATCGTCGAAGGGAAGGACGACCAGGCGGTGAAGGCAACGATCTCTGACAGACTCAGAGCAAATGAGGGCGTCGTATCCACAATCACAATGAAGGTCCTCAAGTAG
- a CDS encoding M20/M25/M40 family metallo-hydrolase — protein MAIDPVALLMGALRIYSPTGEEGRLASYIRARMKEFGYSKVRVDRAGNVIGEVGRGPISLLLCGHMDTIPGRLDVKSEVGFVHGRGAVDAKSPLCALLIAGARARDAGVKMTFAAATDEEGDGFGIQTLTRSGTKYKFAIFGEPSGADRVTIGYRGRVSMRVVLKTGGGHAGSSWAHVSALDEFYSIVNALKELERGSAVGASHFRSLSVSPTLMKAGTYHNVVPPTCEATFDIRIPPGMKSSRGMEMVEGVVRKSVHGSTSVEVQFDEATEPYEADPNSILTRAFQRSIILKLKAKPVMVRKTGTGDMNTLASATDAQCVTYGPGDSEYSHTDKEKVSVRDYLDSIGVLEEAIRQVATLSAKT, from the coding sequence TTGGCCATCGACCCAGTCGCGCTTCTCATGGGGGCGCTCAGAATCTACTCTCCCACCGGGGAGGAGGGGAGGCTCGCTTCTTACATCAGAGCCCGCATGAAGGAGTTTGGCTACTCCAAGGTCAGGGTCGACAGGGCGGGTAACGTAATTGGAGAAGTTGGCAGGGGACCAATCAGTCTTCTTCTCTGCGGGCACATGGACACAATCCCCGGAAGGCTTGATGTGAAATCTGAAGTTGGCTTCGTCCACGGGAGGGGAGCTGTCGACGCGAAGTCTCCCCTTTGCGCCTTGCTAATCGCAGGCGCCAGGGCAAGGGACGCCGGCGTCAAGATGACCTTCGCGGCTGCTACAGACGAGGAGGGGGATGGCTTCGGGATTCAGACGCTGACAAGGAGCGGGACGAAGTACAAGTTCGCCATCTTCGGTGAACCTTCTGGAGCGGATCGAGTCACCATAGGATACAGGGGGAGGGTAAGCATGAGGGTCGTGCTCAAGACGGGAGGCGGGCACGCGGGCTCTTCATGGGCACACGTTAGCGCCCTAGATGAATTCTACTCCATCGTTAACGCCCTCAAGGAACTCGAAAGAGGCAGCGCTGTCGGGGCGAGCCACTTCAGGTCGCTCTCTGTCTCGCCCACACTTATGAAGGCAGGAACGTATCACAACGTCGTCCCACCCACCTGCGAAGCGACTTTCGACATCAGAATACCCCCTGGCATGAAGAGTTCTCGAGGCATGGAGATGGTCGAGGGGGTCGTCCGAAAATCAGTCCACGGCTCCACCTCGGTCGAAGTGCAGTTCGACGAGGCGACAGAGCCCTATGAGGCGGACCCCAACTCAATCCTCACGAGGGCCTTCCAGCGCTCGATCATTCTCAAGCTGAAGGCGAAGCCAGTGATGGTCAGGAAGACGGGGACTGGCGACATGAACACCCTTGCCTCCGCCACGGATGCGCAGTGCGTAACATACGGCCCCGGGGACTCGGAGTATTCCCACACAGACAAGGAGAAGGTCTCTGTCCGGGACTACTTGGACAGCATAGGCGTCTTGGAAGAGGCGATAAGGCAGGTTGCCACCCTGAGCGCAAAGACGTGA
- a CDS encoding aspartate aminotransferase family protein: MDRYQELEETFGSSAFQKFPLTIVRGKGASVWDAEGKEYVDFMAGYGVAIVGHSNPAVVEAVKKQAERLITCHGSVYNDARSEFLERLAGAAPRGLDRALLTNSGTETVEAAIKLARRHTSRKRFVSMKGGFHGKTFGALSATWNKKYREPFAPLLDNFDFAEYGDASSLASLVNKETAAVIAEPIQGETGIIVPPADYLRQVREICDREGALLILDEIQTGLGRTGKMWASQHWNVVPDIMAVSKGLGGGVPIGAALSTSEIMGSLKRGEHTSTFAGNPLACAAASATLEFIRSDDLPAKAESKGRKMKEGLTRVASGSKLSREVRGMGLMLALETRVDLHQPLLDAIKRGAIFAYSGRETFRFLPPLVIEDSQVEMGLEVLAGVLGAEEVRRLGPR, translated from the coding sequence ATGGACAGATACCAGGAACTTGAGGAGACCTTCGGCTCGTCCGCATTCCAGAAGTTCCCTCTCACGATTGTTCGGGGGAAGGGAGCGTCGGTCTGGGACGCAGAAGGAAAGGAGTACGTGGATTTCATGGCTGGTTACGGGGTCGCGATAGTCGGGCACTCCAACCCAGCGGTTGTGGAGGCGGTGAAGAAGCAGGCCGAGAGGCTGATAACCTGCCACGGCTCGGTCTACAACGACGCCAGGTCGGAGTTTCTCGAGAGGCTCGCGGGAGCCGCGCCACGCGGCTTGGACAGGGCGCTGCTCACAAACAGCGGGACTGAGACCGTGGAAGCAGCGATCAAACTGGCGAGGCGGCACACGAGTAGGAAACGCTTCGTCTCAATGAAAGGGGGCTTCCACGGAAAGACATTCGGCGCCCTCTCTGCCACTTGGAACAAGAAGTACAGGGAACCATTCGCGCCCCTCCTCGACAACTTCGATTTCGCTGAATACGGCGACGCCTCTTCACTCGCTTCGCTCGTGAACAAGGAGACCGCGGCGGTGATAGCGGAACCGATTCAGGGCGAGACAGGCATCATCGTGCCTCCGGCTGACTACCTCAGACAAGTGAGGGAGATCTGCGATAGGGAGGGCGCGCTCCTAATCCTAGATGAGATACAAACCGGGCTGGGGAGGACAGGGAAGATGTGGGCATCACAGCACTGGAATGTTGTACCCGACATAATGGCGGTGTCGAAAGGTCTTGGCGGAGGTGTCCCCATCGGGGCGGCGCTCTCGACCAGCGAGATCATGGGCAGCCTGAAGAGAGGCGAGCACACGAGCACATTCGCAGGCAACCCCCTCGCCTGCGCGGCCGCCTCTGCCACCCTCGAGTTCATTCGAAGCGACGACCTGCCAGCCAAGGCCGAGTCCAAGGGGAGGAAGATGAAGGAGGGGCTCACCAGGGTCGCCTCGGGGTCCAAGCTCTCAAGAGAAGTCAGGGGGATGGGTCTGATGCTCGCGCTCGAGACGAGGGTGGACCTTCACCAGCCGCTGCTGGACGCCATCAAGCGCGGCGCAATCTTCGCGTATTCGGGCAGGGAGACGTTCAGGTTCCTCCCACCGCTCGTCATCGAGGATAGCCAAGTAGAGATGGGGCTGGAGGTGCTGGCAGGAGTTTTGGGTGCAGAGGAGGTAAGGCGACTCGGGCCCCGTTGA
- a CDS encoding [LysW]-aminoadipate/[LysW]-glutamate kinase, with the protein MKLVVKIGGSLMRGGVPDNLLDDVARLAKTCQIALVHGGADTVTEIATRLGKEQRFVVSPEGVRSRYTDRETAEIYTMVMSGMLSKRIVLSLKSRGLEAVSLSGLDGSLFQGRRKKKLVVVDERGRKVLIEGGYTGKVESVNSSLINMLISGGYIPVVSPVAMGEESEPLNIDGDRAASSLASGISADAVVFLTNVDGVLLDGRLVERMTVAEAVERLPQIGYGIQKKVMAAIDSVQSGVKEALICSGTREEPLSNALAHRTCTVIA; encoded by the coding sequence ATGAAGCTCGTCGTCAAGATAGGCGGGAGCCTCATGAGGGGAGGCGTCCCGGACAACCTGTTGGATGATGTGGCCAGGCTCGCAAAGACCTGCCAGATCGCCCTGGTCCATGGAGGTGCGGATACAGTAACGGAGATTGCCACTAGGCTGGGCAAAGAGCAGAGGTTTGTCGTTTCTCCAGAGGGGGTCAGGAGCAGGTACACTGACAGGGAGACTGCAGAGATCTACACCATGGTGATGAGTGGTATGCTGTCAAAGCGAATAGTTCTCTCCCTCAAGTCGCGAGGACTGGAGGCGGTCTCCCTCTCCGGCCTGGACGGCTCGCTGTTCCAGGGCAGAAGAAAAAAGAAGCTTGTCGTTGTCGACGAGAGGGGCAGAAAGGTGCTAATCGAGGGTGGATACACCGGGAAGGTCGAGTCTGTCAACTCCTCACTGATCAACATGCTGATCTCAGGCGGGTACATACCAGTCGTGTCTCCGGTCGCGATGGGGGAGGAATCGGAACCCCTCAACATCGACGGAGACAGGGCGGCCTCCTCCCTCGCGTCTGGAATTTCGGCTGATGCCGTAGTCTTCCTCACGAACGTTGACGGAGTCCTTCTCGACGGAAGGCTGGTGGAAAGGATGACAGTCGCTGAGGCGGTGGAGAGACTGCCGCAGATAGGCTACGGCATACAGAAGAAGGTGATGGCGGCCATCGACTCAGTGCAATCCGGCGTCAAAGAAGCGTTGATTTGCTCTGGAACCAGGGAAGAACCGCTCTCGAACGCGCTGGCCCACAGAACTTGCACGGTGATAGCATAG
- the argC gene encoding N-acetyl-gamma-glutamyl-phosphate reductase, with translation MVRAAVVAASGYIGGELVRLLLQHPDVELTVATSRSHDDEYLFKVHPNLRGITDLKFTKYDQAKITEKAEVAFTALPHGESIKFVPQLAATGMKVVDLSADFRLKDPAQYRRWYGYEHPSPELLEEFVYGIPELNREQVKGARLVASPGCMAITSILAMAPLLKEKSLAIDKSRIVVDAKVGSSGAGGKPSVSTHFSERYNVVRPYAPAGHRHSAEIEQVLSSVAGEEVKVSMSAHAVNMVRGILSSCHMFTGVKVQPLEVWKAFRAAYSDCRFVRLVREKKGPFRLPDPKLVIGSNFCDVGFEIEERTDRIVALGATDNLVKGAAGNAIQCMNLMLGFDEERGLTQAPLHPV, from the coding sequence ATGGTCAGGGCGGCCGTAGTCGCGGCGTCGGGCTACATAGGTGGCGAACTCGTGAGGCTGCTCCTCCAGCATCCTGACGTGGAGCTGACCGTCGCGACGTCGAGGAGCCACGACGACGAGTACCTCTTCAAGGTCCATCCGAACCTGAGGGGGATCACCGACCTCAAGTTCACGAAGTACGACCAGGCCAAAATAACAGAAAAGGCGGAAGTGGCATTCACTGCGCTGCCGCACGGCGAGTCGATAAAGTTCGTACCGCAGCTCGCTGCCACAGGGATGAAGGTAGTCGACCTGAGCGCCGACTTCCGCCTGAAGGACCCGGCGCAGTACAGGCGCTGGTACGGCTACGAACACCCCTCGCCAGAGCTCCTCGAGGAGTTCGTCTACGGCATACCTGAGCTGAACAGGGAGCAAGTCAAGGGAGCAAGGCTCGTCGCCTCGCCTGGCTGCATGGCCATCACGTCGATACTAGCCATGGCTCCGCTCCTGAAGGAGAAGTCTCTCGCAATCGACAAGAGTAGGATAGTGGTCGACGCCAAGGTCGGCTCGTCCGGTGCGGGAGGCAAGCCCTCGGTCTCCACACACTTCTCCGAGCGGTACAACGTCGTCAGGCCCTACGCCCCTGCGGGCCATCGGCACTCGGCCGAGATAGAGCAGGTCCTCTCCTCAGTGGCTGGCGAGGAGGTGAAGGTCTCGATGTCTGCGCACGCAGTGAACATGGTAAGGGGGATACTCAGCAGCTGCCACATGTTCACCGGCGTCAAGGTGCAGCCTCTTGAAGTGTGGAAGGCGTTCAGGGCGGCGTACTCTGACTGCCGCTTCGTCAGACTGGTCAGGGAGAAGAAGGGGCCCTTCAGACTCCCGGACCCAAAGCTGGTGATAGGCTCGAACTTCTGCGACGTCGGCTTCGAGATAGAGGAGAGGACAGACAGAATCGTGGCCCTAGGGGCCACAGACAACCTCGTGAAGGGAGCGGCAGGGAACGCCATCCAGTGCATGAACCTCATGCTTGGGTTCGACGAAGAGAGAGGGTTGACACAGGCGCCCCTCCACCCGGTGTAG
- the lysX gene encoding lysine biosynthesis protein LysX: MRASIAFDRLRWEEKALKEAADAVGIEASLVDAKGLLFDISRSGAQDLGDVVVQRCISHYRALFLSRMLEWAGVSVINKYAVAELCGNKLATTMALAKAGVPTPRTIVALSSEMVQKAAEELGFPLVLKPFTGSWGRMVSVVRDNSTLQSIVELREELPNPIEHMYYVQEYIRRPPRDIRAVVAGAEIVACVYRYAAEGDWRTNVARGGTSRAFSPDHELEELIHKAASVVGGGVLGVDAMESQSGYVVHEVNNTVEFKGAQSAVEWSIPKKIVEYVASTVKS, from the coding sequence TTGCGGGCTAGCATAGCCTTCGACCGTCTCAGGTGGGAGGAGAAGGCGCTCAAGGAGGCAGCGGACGCTGTGGGAATCGAGGCTTCCTTGGTCGACGCCAAGGGACTACTCTTCGACATCTCCAGGAGCGGCGCGCAAGACCTCGGCGACGTCGTCGTCCAGAGGTGCATCAGCCACTACAGGGCCCTGTTCCTCTCCAGAATGCTCGAATGGGCCGGAGTCAGCGTGATCAACAAGTACGCAGTAGCAGAGCTGTGCGGCAACAAGCTGGCGACGACAATGGCCCTCGCGAAGGCTGGAGTTCCGACTCCGAGGACGATCGTTGCGCTCTCTTCAGAGATGGTGCAGAAGGCGGCGGAGGAGCTCGGTTTCCCGCTGGTATTGAAGCCGTTCACCGGCAGCTGGGGGAGGATGGTCAGCGTCGTGAGGGACAACTCCACCCTCCAGTCGATAGTCGAGCTGAGGGAGGAGCTGCCGAACCCAATCGAGCACATGTACTACGTCCAAGAGTACATCCGAAGGCCGCCCAGGGACATCAGGGCAGTCGTGGCCGGCGCGGAGATTGTGGCCTGCGTGTACAGGTACGCCGCCGAGGGCGACTGGAGGACAAACGTCGCGAGGGGAGGCACCTCCAGGGCCTTCTCGCCAGATCATGAGCTCGAGGAGCTAATCCACAAGGCAGCTTCTGTCGTCGGAGGCGGAGTCCTGGGCGTGGACGCTATGGAATCCCAGTCTGGCTACGTCGTCCACGAGGTCAACAACACGGTGGAGTTCAAGGGGGCGCAGTCTGCCGTGGAGTGGAGCATACCGAAGAAGATAGTCGAGTACGTGGCGAGTACGGTGAAGAGCTAG
- a CDS encoding lysine biosynthesis protein LysW: protein MKCAECDAGISVPNDAITGEIVSCKDCGSEYEVAEIKGGTAMLKPAEQVEEDWGE from the coding sequence ATGAAGTGCGCAGAATGCGACGCTGGAATCTCCGTACCCAACGACGCCATCACCGGCGAGATTGTCTCGTGCAAGGACTGCGGCTCAGAGTACGAAGTCGCAGAAATCAAGGGTGGAACGGCGATGCTGAAGCCAGCGGAACAGGTAGAGGAGGACTGGGGAGAGTAA
- the argH gene encoding argininosuccinate lyase has translation MDVRGRRLRKQSDETTAFVSSMAFDGQIAGRVIRTNMAHMVSLVRAGQVPRAVGARCLRFLSSAPAVVKPGAVAEDFHQQLEQEAVDSLGVDVAGYINLGKSRNDQVATAIRMEARGQLVSLLEAVSGLQDVILSVARKYGGTIIPGYTHLQRAQPVTVAHHFFAYFDSFQRDVQRLLQLYDRINVSPMGSAALGGTSVKVDRKLVADLLGFQSVTSNAMDAVSSRDLVLECIWCATMVMVDLSRLAEEQILWSSKEFGFVELTDEYTASSSIMPQKKNPVVAEIARAKSGSVMGSLMAATAIVKALPYSYNLDLQETTPHLWRALADSTSSVTMLGRSLSTMKFNLDAIRRSISNDYSTATALANHLVEKDGISFRQAHAIVGELVKASLEEGVPFAEAVSKRMPSVSSKIARKISMDKREVEEVLDPSAYLESVTTEGGSNPRFIPEELKRRSASLDATRASLSRLKASLAASEKKLLREVDLITKEVKK, from the coding sequence GTGGACGTCCGAGGGCGAAGGCTAAGGAAACAAAGTGACGAGACGACCGCCTTCGTCTCCTCGATGGCGTTCGACGGGCAAATCGCCGGTCGCGTGATCAGGACGAACATGGCGCACATGGTCTCGCTCGTCCGCGCAGGGCAGGTGCCGAGGGCCGTAGGTGCAAGGTGCCTCAGGTTCCTGTCAAGCGCCCCTGCAGTGGTCAAACCCGGCGCAGTCGCCGAGGACTTCCACCAGCAGCTCGAACAGGAGGCGGTGGACTCGCTCGGAGTGGACGTGGCCGGATACATCAACCTGGGGAAGAGCAGGAACGACCAGGTGGCCACGGCGATAAGGATGGAAGCCCGCGGCCAGCTGGTCTCTCTCCTCGAGGCGGTCTCAGGCCTGCAGGACGTCATCCTGAGCGTCGCGCGCAAGTACGGTGGGACGATAATCCCGGGCTACACTCACCTCCAGAGGGCCCAGCCTGTCACCGTCGCGCACCACTTCTTCGCATACTTCGACTCGTTCCAGCGCGACGTCCAGAGGCTCCTCCAGCTCTACGACAGGATCAACGTGTCGCCCATGGGGTCCGCAGCCCTGGGGGGAACAAGCGTGAAGGTAGACAGGAAGCTGGTCGCAGACCTGCTCGGATTCCAAAGCGTGACGTCAAACGCGATGGACGCGGTCTCTTCACGCGACCTTGTTCTGGAGTGCATCTGGTGCGCGACCATGGTGATGGTCGACCTCAGCAGGCTCGCAGAGGAGCAGATTCTCTGGAGCTCGAAGGAGTTTGGGTTCGTTGAACTCACTGACGAGTACACGGCCTCGAGCAGCATCATGCCACAGAAGAAGAACCCCGTCGTGGCGGAGATTGCGAGGGCGAAGTCCGGTTCCGTCATGGGGAGCTTGATGGCTGCCACAGCGATTGTGAAGGCCCTCCCCTACTCCTACAACCTCGACCTGCAGGAGACGACCCCTCATCTCTGGCGTGCTCTGGCCGACTCGACCTCGTCCGTGACCATGCTCGGCCGGTCTCTGTCGACCATGAAGTTCAACCTCGACGCAATACGCAGGTCCATCAGCAACGACTACTCCACTGCCACGGCGCTGGCTAACCATCTCGTGGAGAAAGACGGCATCTCGTTCAGACAGGCGCACGCAATCGTAGGCGAGCTCGTCAAGGCCTCACTGGAAGAAGGAGTTCCATTCGCCGAGGCCGTATCGAAGCGAATGCCATCAGTCTCATCGAAGATTGCAAGGAAGATCTCGATGGACAAGCGCGAGGTCGAGGAAGTCCTCGACCCATCCGCCTACCTAGAGAGCGTCACGACAGAAGGGGGGAGCAACCCGAGGTTCATCCCTGAAGAGCTGAAGAGGCGCTCGGCCTCGCTCGACGCAACGAGGGCTTCCCTCTCGCGTCTCAAGGCTTCCCTGGCCGCATCTGAGAAGAAGCTCTTGAGGGAGGTCGACCTGATAACCAAGGAGGTGAAAAAGTAG
- a CDS encoding argininosuccinate synthase yields the protein MGRAVVLAYSGGLDTSVCIKWLQEKYDVDVVTLTLDLGQQDNLDEIAKRAYAIGAKKHYTVDARQEFVSDYVFPAIEANAMYEGKYPLSTALGRPLIAKKLVEVAEKEDAFAVAHGCTGKGNDQVRIDVTVRAMNPSIKVIAPVREWNMTRDEEIVYAQKRGIPINPSKSIYSVDQNIWGRSVESGPLERPDLEPPADAFEWTTPPEDAPDTPGYLELEFHEGLPVKVNGRSMEPLNLIDYVNRFAGQHGVGIIDHVEDRLVGIKSREVYECPAAVTLIEAHRDLEKLVLTRHELAFKAQVEREWAWLVYSGLWLEPLRVALDRFIRATQHRVTGKVRLKLYKGGMRVVGRSSEYSIYKLDLSTYNKNSTFDQRNAVGFIELWGLQSRVAASLASFKEEKGKSGRPRAKAKETK from the coding sequence TTGGGCAGGGCCGTAGTTCTTGCGTATTCTGGAGGTCTAGACACCTCAGTCTGCATAAAGTGGTTGCAGGAGAAGTATGACGTCGATGTCGTCACGCTGACGCTGGACCTGGGGCAGCAGGACAACCTCGATGAGATTGCAAAGCGCGCCTACGCGATCGGGGCGAAGAAGCACTACACCGTCGACGCGAGGCAGGAGTTCGTATCTGACTACGTCTTCCCGGCAATCGAGGCGAACGCCATGTACGAGGGGAAGTACCCCCTCAGCACAGCCCTCGGTAGGCCCCTGATAGCAAAGAAGCTCGTGGAGGTGGCGGAGAAGGAAGACGCGTTCGCAGTGGCGCACGGCTGCACCGGCAAGGGAAACGACCAAGTCCGCATCGACGTGACCGTCCGGGCGATGAATCCCTCGATCAAGGTCATAGCGCCCGTGAGGGAGTGGAACATGACAAGAGACGAGGAAATCGTCTACGCGCAGAAGCGCGGAATCCCGATCAACCCTTCGAAGTCAATCTACAGCGTTGACCAGAACATCTGGGGCCGCTCGGTGGAGAGCGGTCCGCTCGAGCGGCCGGACCTGGAGCCGCCCGCAGACGCTTTCGAATGGACTACCCCTCCCGAAGACGCACCGGATACCCCCGGCTACCTGGAGCTGGAGTTCCACGAGGGCCTTCCAGTGAAGGTCAACGGAAGGTCTATGGAACCTCTCAACCTCATAGACTACGTCAACAGGTTCGCAGGCCAGCACGGTGTCGGAATCATCGACCACGTGGAGGACAGGCTGGTGGGAATAAAGTCCAGAGAGGTCTACGAGTGCCCAGCTGCGGTCACGCTAATCGAGGCCCACAGGGACCTCGAGAAGCTCGTCCTGACCAGACACGAGCTTGCCTTCAAGGCCCAGGTGGAGCGGGAGTGGGCCTGGCTGGTCTATTCCGGGCTCTGGCTCGAGCCTCTTCGGGTTGCCCTGGACAGGTTCATCCGGGCCACCCAGCACAGGGTCACCGGAAAGGTCAGGCTGAAACTGTACAAGGGAGGCATGAGGGTCGTGGGCAGGTCCTCAGAGTACTCCATCTACAAGCTGGACCTCTCGACGTACAACAAGAACTCGACCTTCGACCAGAGGAACGCAGTCGGGTTCATCGAGCTTTGGGGGCTGCAGTCCAGAGTAGCTGCGAGCCTGGCCTCATTCAAGGAGGAAAAGGGGAAGAGTGGACGTCCGAGGGCGAAGGCTAAGGAAACAAAGTGA